Proteins from a genomic interval of Trichoderma breve strain T069 chromosome 2, whole genome shotgun sequence:
- a CDS encoding aldo/keto reductase family domain-containing protein, whose amino-acid sequence MASPTIKLNSGYEMPQVGFGLWKVDNAVCADTVYNAIKAGYRLFDGACDYGNEKECGEGVARAIKEGIVKREELFIVSKLWQTFHDEDKVEPITRKQLADWQIDYFDLFLIHFPAALEYVDPSVRYPPGWFYDGKSEVRWSKTTLQQTWGAMEKLVDAGLARSIGISNYQAQSVYDNLIYARIRPATLQIEHHPYLQQPDLVNLAQKEGITVTAYSSFGPTGFMEIEDFRVKHAAPLMESPVIKEIATKHKKTPAQVLLRWATQRGLAVIPKTSRSEVMAQNLDSVNFNLDDGDLTKIAEMDLNIRFNKPTNYFSADKLFLFG is encoded by the exons ATGGCGTCCCCCACGATTAAGCTCAACAGCGGATATGAGATGCCCCAGGTGGGCTTTGGCCTCTGGAAGGTCGACAACGCCGTGTGCGCGGATACCGTTtacaacgccatcaaggccggtTACCGTCTGTTCGACGGTGCTTGTG ACTATGGCAACGAAAAGGAGTGTGGCGAGGGTGTTGCCCGcgccatcaaggagggcatcgTGAAGCGTGAGgagctcttcatcgtctccaAGCTGTGGCAGACCTTCCACGACGAGGACAAGGTCGAGCCCATCACCCGCAAGCAGCTTGCCGACTGGCAGATTGACTACTTtgacctcttcctcatccactTCCCCGCTGCCCTCGAGTACGTTGACCCCAGCGTCCGCTATCCCCCCGGATGGTTCTACGACGGCAAGAGCGAGGTCCGATGGAGCAAGACCACCCTCCAGCAGACCTGGGGagccatggagaagctggtcgATGCCGGCCTTGCCCGCAGCATCGGTATCTCCAACTACCAGGCCCAGTCTGTGTATGACAACCTCATCTACGCCAGGATCCGCCCGGCTACGCTCCAGATTGAGCACCACCCTTACCTCCAGCAGCCCGACCTGGTCAACCTTGCTCAGAAGGAGGGCATCACCGTCACAGCATACTCCTCCTTCGGCCCCACTGGCTTCATGGAGATTGAGGACTTCCGCGTCAAGCACGCCGCTCCTTTGATGGAGAGCCCcgtcatcaaggagattgccaCCAAGCACAAGAAGACCCCTGCTCAGGTCCTCCTCCGATGGGCTACTCAGCGCGGCCTGGCCGTTATCCCCAAGACCAGCCGATCGGAAGTCATGGCCCAGAACCTGGATTcagtcaacttcaacttggACGACGGCGACTTGACCAAGATTGCCGAGATGGACTTGAACATCCGATTCAACAAGCCCACAAAC TACTTCTCCGCTGATAAGCTGTTCCTCTTTGGCTAA
- a CDS encoding leucine rich repeats (2 copies) domain-containing protein, translated as MDVPHEKDKESEGTAHIDIVDDRPSHHVDGEPSPSLRDSKGWDGKLRIPKTALMTNPEALSDPEYSDDSNVLHGEEIRADENLLDSEDSGTEEIMCSHSRISSLPALRLERFKNVTRICLRQNVIQDIESLESLADTLEELDLYDNLISHIRGLDNLTKLTSLDLSFNKIKHIKHINHLKDLKEIFLVANKISKIEGLEGLDKLKSLELGSNRIREIQNLDSLQNLEELWLAKNKITELTGLGGLPKLRLLSIQSNRIRDLSPLKEVPQLEELYIAHNALESLEGIENNTNLKILEISNNQISSLKGVGPLENLEELWASYNQLGDFAEVEKELKDKEDLTTVYFEGNPLQLRGPALYRNKVRLALPQVKQIDASESYLTPGISQFDHPLTLFSIRESIM; from the exons ATGGACGTCCCGCACGAAAAAGATAAAGAGAGCGAGGGCACTGCCCACATCGACATCGTGGACGACCGGCCGTCTCATCACGTCGATGGCGAGCCAAGCCCGTCTCTCAGAGATAGCAAGGGATGGGATGGCAAGCTCCGGATTCCCAAGACTGCGCTCATGACCAATCCCGAGGCCCTGTCAGACCCGGAGTACTCAGACGACAGCAATGTCCTGCATGGAGAGGAGATCCGGGCAGACGAGA ATTTGCTCGACAGCGAGGATTCCGGCACCGAAGAAATCATGTGCTCCCACTCTCGCATCTCGTCACTACCTGCCCTACGGCTGGAGCGCTTCAAGAACGTTACCCGCATTTGTCTCCGACAAAATGTCATCCAAGATATCGAAAGTCTCGAAAGCCTTGCCGATAcgctggaagagctggatttATACGATAACCTGATCTCCCACATCCGGGGCTTGGACAACCTAACAAAGCTTACAAGCCTGGATCTCAGTTTCAACAAGATCAAACACATTAAGCACATCAATCATCTTAAAGACCTTAAGGAGATATTCCTGGTCGCTAACAAGATCAGCAAAATCGAGGGGCTAGAAGgtcttgacaagctcaagtcTCTAGAACTCGGCTCAAACCGTATCCGAGAGATCCAAAACCTTGATAGCCTGCAGAATCTAGAAGAGCTCTGGCTGGCGAAGAACAAGATTACAGAGCTGACAGGGCTCGGAGGACTCCCCAAGCTGCGTCTGCTGAGTATCCAGTCCAACCGCATCCGAGATTTGTCTCCCCTCAAGGAAGTCCCTCAGCTAGAGGAGCTATACATTGCCCACAACGCCCTCGAATCCTTGGAAGGTATTGAGAATAACACCAACCTCAAGATACTCGAAATTTCCAACAATCAGATTAGCAGCCTCAAAGGTGTTGGTCCCTTGGAAAATCTCGAAGAATTGTGGGCCAGTTACAATCAACTGGGAGACTTTGCCGAGGTGGAAAAGGAGTTGAAAGACAAGGAGGACTTGACAACCGTCTATTTTGAGGGCAACCCTCTTCAGCTGCGTGGCCCCGCTCTGTACAGGAACAAAGTTCGGCTTGCACTCCCACAAGTGAAGCAGATTGATGCTAGTGAGTCTTATCTTACCCCCGGTATTTCCCAGTTTGATCATCCTCTAACCTTGTTCAGCATTCGTGAGAGTATAATGTGA